The genomic DNA ATAAAATGGACAGGATGGGCGCGGACTTCTTTATGTGCGTAAAGTCAATGATTGAACGGCTTGGTGCAACACCTGTCCCTGTGCAGATCCCATATGGCAAAGAAGACGTATACAGGGGTTCTATTGACCTTGTTATTATGAAGGCCTATGTGTTCGAGGATGAAACATTAGGCGCGCAGTTTATTGAAACCGACATTCCGCAGGAACTCCTTCCCCTTGCCCTGGAATACAGGGAGAAGATGCTGGAAATCCTTGCTGACTTTGACGACATGATAATGGAAAAGTATCTCGCGGGAAAAGAAATAGGCGCTGACCTTGTAAATGCCGCATTAAGGAGAGGAACTATTGAGTTGAGGATTACACCTGTCCTTTGCGGTTCAGCATTCAAAAACAAAGGGGTGCAGCAGCTCCTGGACGCAATTATTGCATACTTACCGTGTCCGCTTGATATCCCCCCTGTGACCGGAATTGATCCGGATTCGGGCAAGGAAGTAAGCAGGAAGGTTTCGGAGTCCGAACCATTTTCCGCCCTTGCTTTCAAGATAATGACGGACCCTTTTGTGGGACAGCTTACATTCCTGAGAGTTTACTCAGGCACTTTAGCTTCAGGCTCATATATTTATAATTCAACCAAAGACGTGCAGGAGCGCATCGGCAGATTAATGAAGATGCACGCAAATAAAAGAGAAGAAATCAAAGAGGTGAAGGCCGGAGACATTGTGGCCGCTGTCGGTTTGAAAAGCACACTTACCGGCGACACTCTTTCTGATAAAAATAGTCCTATAATTCTTGAATCGATGGAATTCCCTGAGCCGGTCATTTCCGTTGCGATTGAGCCCAAGACAAAGGCGGACCAGGAGAAGCTTTCCGTGGCGCTTGGAAAACTCGCTCAGGAAGACCCTTCTTTTAAGGTCTCATTTAATGAGGAGACCGGGCAGACGATAATTTCAGGAATGGGCGAACTCCATCTTGATATCATCGTGGACCGTCTGTTGAGAGAGTTTAAGGTAGGCGCAAACGTGGGCAAACCGCAGGTTGCCTATAGAGAGACGATCAGGCAGAAGACATCCGCTGAAGGCAAATATGTAAGGCAGTCAGGCGGCAGGGGACAATACGGTCATGTGTATATTACACTTGAACCGTTAGAGCCGGGAAGCGGTTTTGAATTTGTAAATAAAGTTGTAGGCGGGTCTATTCCAAGGGAATATATCCCGGCAGTTGAAAAAGGAGTAAAAGAAGCTCTTGAAAACGGAATTCTTGCAGGTTATCCAGTTGTAGACGTAAAGATCACCTTGACTGATGGTTCATATCATGAAGTAGATTCATCAGAGATGGCTTTTAAGATCGCAGCGTCAATGGCGTTTAAAAATGCCGCGGCCAAGGCAAAGCCCGTACTTCTTGAACCTGTTATGAATATAGAAGTTGTGACTCCTGATGAATATATGGGAGACGTTATCGGGGACCTGAATTCAAGGAGAGGCAAGATACAGACAATGACCCAAAGGACAA from Nitrospirota bacterium includes the following:
- the fusA gene encoding elongation factor G produces the protein MVIKEVDTLSESDVLLQKTRNIGIMAHIDAGKTTATERILYYTGVTYKIGEVHEGTAVMDWMVQEQERGITITSAATTCFWKDHRINIIDTPGHVDFTIEVERSLRVLDGAVALFDAVAGVEPQSETVWRQAEKYKVPRIAFVNKMDRMGADFFMCVKSMIERLGATPVPVQIPYGKEDVYRGSIDLVIMKAYVFEDETLGAQFIETDIPQELLPLALEYREKMLEILADFDDMIMEKYLAGKEIGADLVNAALRRGTIELRITPVLCGSAFKNKGVQQLLDAIIAYLPCPLDIPPVTGIDPDSGKEVSRKVSESEPFSALAFKIMTDPFVGQLTFLRVYSGTLASGSYIYNSTKDVQERIGRLMKMHANKREEIKEVKAGDIVAAVGLKSTLTGDTLSDKNSPIILESMEFPEPVISVAIEPKTKADQEKLSVALGKLAQEDPSFKVSFNEETGQTIISGMGELHLDIIVDRLLREFKVGANVGKPQVAYRETIRQKTSAEGKYVRQSGGRGQYGHVYITLEPLEPGSGFEFVNKVVGGSIPREYIPAVEKGVKEALENGILAGYPVVDVKITLTDGSYHEVDSSEMAFKIAASMAFKNAAAKAKPVLLEPVMNIEVVTPDEYMGDVIGDLNSRRGKIQTMTQRTNVRVIAAQVPLSSMFGYATDMRSKTQGRATYTMQFAHYDEVPKNISEDIILKVKGG